In the Flagellimonas sp. HMM57 genome, one interval contains:
- a CDS encoding aldose epimerase family protein encodes MELVKLTNSQGMELQVCDYGATLVSLKVPNKDNGLTNVVVGLDNHEHYASQEYQNHQLYLGTTIGRYAGRISNGSFNLEGDEFALHHTDGVHLHGGKCGFDKKYWTVKKIGTHRNPYVVLSYESKHLEENYPGNLKVEVTYQLLESNAVKISYTATTDKTTVVNLTNHSYFNLSGNDTILGQYLKVNSDHYIDVDEKTIPTGKINPSKDTRFDYNDLSEMENSGFAGLDDTFILNKSLKAASLWSKKSGLYMKVFTNQPAIVIYTPEQLPELSYYEHAEFERFPAICFEAQNYPDAPNNETFPSSKLLPGSTYLNETVFDFTLK; translated from the coding sequence ATGGAACTAGTGAAATTAACAAATTCCCAAGGCATGGAGTTGCAGGTGTGCGACTATGGAGCAACCTTGGTTTCGCTTAAAGTTCCAAATAAAGATAATGGATTGACCAATGTTGTGGTCGGATTGGATAATCATGAACATTACGCCTCGCAAGAATACCAAAACCATCAGCTTTACTTAGGCACTACCATTGGTAGGTATGCCGGTAGAATTTCAAATGGGAGCTTTAATTTAGAGGGGGATGAATTTGCCTTGCACCATACCGATGGGGTCCACTTGCATGGAGGAAAATGTGGATTCGATAAAAAATATTGGACCGTAAAAAAAATAGGAACCCATAGAAATCCTTATGTTGTGCTTTCTTATGAGAGCAAGCACTTAGAAGAAAACTATCCTGGAAATCTAAAGGTCGAGGTTACATACCAACTATTGGAATCAAATGCCGTTAAAATTAGCTATACCGCAACAACAGATAAAACAACAGTGGTCAATTTGACTAACCACTCTTACTTTAACCTTAGTGGAAATGATACAATTCTAGGTCAATATTTAAAAGTCAACAGCGACCATTATATAGATGTAGACGAAAAAACAATTCCTACAGGCAAAATCAACCCATCAAAAGATACGAGATTCGATTATAACGATTTATCAGAAATGGAAAATTCTGGTTTTGCTGGTCTTGATGATACTTTTATTCTGAACAAATCACTAAAGGCAGCATCCCTTTGGTCTAAAAAGAGCGGTCTTTACATGAAAGTCTTTACCAACCAGCCCGCCATTGTCATCTACACCCCAGAACAACTTCCTGAGTTAAGCTATTATGAACACGCAGAATTTGAAAGATTCCCTGCCATATGTTTTGAAGCCCAGAATTATCCAGATGCACCAAATAACGAGACATTTCCATCTAGTAAACTTTTGCCAGGTTCAACTTACCTAAACGAAACGGTATTTGATTTTACCTTGAAATAA
- a CDS encoding M20/M25/M40 family metallo-hydrolase translates to MKTLTRIVTVITFCCGIYVQAQSETSVDKSFTKEITKLKKNKKVQSAMQVIDAYEQETIEQMIVLNEIPAPPFKESARAEKFKQMFLEIGLDSVWIDAEGNVLALQKGSSNGKTVALDAHIDTVFPEETDVTVKVEGNTYTAPGIGDNSRAMALVLAVAKAIKQSNIKTNADIVFVGTVGEEGPGDLRGVKHLFSEESDLKIDSWIAVDGGSPGRIINGALGSKRYRAIFKGKGGHSWGAFGLANPHHALGKAIDIFTKEASDLILQMEEKTIFNVGRIGGGTSINSIPFESWLEVDMRSLSPKNLIQIDSVFRHSMQKAVDIYNDTNVKDKVWLELKKIGDRPSGELSKDTPLVQKALAAANGVGLAPVLKTSSTNSNIPISLGIPAVTLSRGGKTTGAHSLDEKWINSDGDKNIKLALLLLLAEAGLR, encoded by the coding sequence ATGAAAACATTAACAAGAATAGTAACTGTAATCACTTTTTGTTGTGGAATTTACGTTCAAGCACAATCGGAAACCTCGGTGGATAAATCGTTTACCAAAGAAATAACAAAGCTCAAAAAAAATAAGAAGGTACAATCTGCAATGCAGGTTATCGATGCCTACGAGCAAGAAACCATAGAACAAATGATAGTTCTAAATGAGATTCCGGCTCCTCCTTTTAAGGAATCTGCCAGAGCCGAGAAATTCAAGCAAATGTTTTTGGAAATTGGTCTGGACAGTGTGTGGATAGATGCGGAGGGTAATGTATTAGCGCTGCAAAAAGGAAGTTCTAATGGTAAAACTGTTGCACTTGACGCACATATTGATACAGTCTTTCCTGAAGAAACAGATGTAACCGTAAAAGTTGAAGGAAATACCTACACTGCACCCGGTATAGGTGACAACAGTAGGGCAATGGCCTTGGTGTTGGCAGTGGCCAAAGCAATCAAGCAATCAAATATTAAGACCAATGCAGATATTGTTTTTGTAGGGACTGTTGGTGAAGAAGGCCCTGGAGATTTACGGGGTGTCAAACACCTTTTTAGTGAAGAGTCTGACCTAAAAATAGATTCGTGGATTGCCGTAGATGGCGGAAGTCCAGGACGAATCATAAACGGTGCCTTGGGATCAAAGCGCTACAGAGCAATATTTAAAGGTAAAGGAGGACATTCTTGGGGCGCGTTCGGATTGGCAAACCCACATCATGCCTTAGGTAAGGCGATAGATATCTTTACAAAAGAAGCGAGTGACCTTATCTTGCAGATGGAAGAAAAGACTATCTTTAATGTTGGTAGGATAGGGGGAGGGACATCAATTAATTCTATCCCATTTGAATCGTGGCTCGAAGTGGATATGCGTTCCCTTAGTCCAAAAAATCTAATACAAATAGACAGTGTATTTAGGCATAGTATGCAAAAAGCAGTGGATATATATAATGATACCAATGTTAAGGATAAAGTTTGGCTTGAATTGAAAAAAATTGGTGATCGTCCTTCAGGTGAACTATCAAAAGATACTCCTTTGGTACAAAAGGCTCTTGCAGCTGCAAATGGAGTGGGTCTTGCCCCTGTTCTTAAAACCTCATCTACCAATAGTAACATCCCAATTTCATTGGGAATACCGGCAGTTACCCTAAGTAGGGGTGGAAAAACTACTGGAGCACATTCTCTGGACGAAAAGTGGATCAATAGTGACGGCGATAAAAATATTAAACTAGCATTACTATTACTTTTAGCAGAAGCAGGATTACGATAG
- the aspA gene encoding aspartate ammonia-lyase encodes MKTRNEIDLLGELPIAAEAYYGIHTQRAMDNFQISQNVIGDYPIFIKGMVLTKKSCAEANRDIDILSQEKASMIVEACNIILEDLKTYSVFFPTDVFQGGAGTSVNMNVNEVITNVALEKGGYQKGEYHILHPNDDVNCSQSTNDSYPTGFRIAIYYYLEHLMDNISKLIHSLEKKGNEFTNVLKMGRTQLQDAVPMSLGDEFNAWATNLKEEIKNLKMVQNLILELNLGATAIGTGVNAPKGFGSMAIAYLEKYTNIPFVPSENLIEATSDCGAYVMISGALKRTAVKLSKICNDLRLLSSGPRCGLNEINLPKVQAGSSIMPAKVNPVIPEVVNQVCFKVIGNDVTISFAAEAGQLQLNVMEPVIAQSLFESIKLLSNSCVGLTTKCITGITANDEYTKAKVMNSVGLITFLNPYLGHHMGDLIGKEAILTGKSIRELILEKKLLSEEELDKILDSENLMRPRFKESVP; translated from the coding sequence ATGAAAACTAGAAACGAAATTGACCTACTTGGGGAATTGCCAATAGCTGCAGAAGCCTATTACGGCATACACACACAAAGGGCGATGGATAATTTTCAAATTTCCCAAAATGTAATCGGTGATTATCCCATTTTTATAAAGGGAATGGTCCTCACCAAAAAGTCCTGTGCCGAGGCAAATAGGGATATAGATATTTTGTCACAGGAAAAGGCATCCATGATAGTGGAGGCCTGTAATATAATTCTCGAAGACCTTAAAACCTATAGTGTTTTCTTTCCAACCGATGTTTTTCAAGGAGGAGCGGGCACATCTGTTAACATGAACGTTAACGAAGTAATTACCAATGTTGCTTTGGAAAAAGGCGGATATCAAAAAGGGGAATACCATATACTTCATCCCAATGACGATGTCAACTGTTCGCAATCCACCAATGATTCCTATCCCACAGGCTTTAGAATTGCGATTTATTACTATTTGGAGCATTTAATGGATAACATATCTAAATTGATTCATAGTTTAGAAAAGAAAGGAAACGAATTCACGAATGTGCTGAAAATGGGACGTACCCAGTTGCAGGATGCCGTCCCAATGTCACTGGGGGATGAATTTAATGCTTGGGCCACAAATCTTAAGGAAGAAATAAAGAACCTGAAAATGGTTCAAAACTTGATTTTGGAACTCAATTTGGGCGCTACTGCTATAGGTACGGGAGTCAATGCTCCTAAAGGCTTCGGTAGCATGGCGATTGCATATTTAGAAAAGTATACGAATATACCTTTCGTCCCTTCGGAAAATCTAATAGAGGCTACTTCGGACTGTGGGGCCTATGTCATGATTTCTGGAGCCTTGAAAAGAACCGCTGTAAAGCTTTCGAAGATTTGTAACGATTTAAGATTACTGTCCTCAGGACCTAGATGTGGCCTTAATGAGATAAACCTTCCCAAAGTACAGGCAGGATCGTCCATTATGCCCGCAAAGGTTAATCCCGTAATACCAGAAGTGGTCAACCAGGTTTGTTTTAAGGTAATTGGGAACGATGTTACGATTTCTTTTGCTGCAGAGGCAGGTCAATTACAATTAAATGTGATGGAACCGGTCATAGCACAATCATTGTTCGAGTCCATTAAGCTACTGTCCAACTCTTGCGTTGGTTTAACAACAAAATGTATTACAGGAATAACGGCAAACGACGAATATACCAAGGCAAAAGTGATGAATTCTGTTGGATTGATTACATTTTTGAATCCCTATCTTGGACATCATATGGGTGATTTGATAGGCAAAGAAGCCATTCTGACAGGGAAATCCATACGGGAACTTATTTTGGAAAAGAAGCTTTTGTCAGAAGAAGAGCTGGATAAGATTCTAGATAGCGAAAATTTAATGCGCCCCAGATTTAAGGAAAGCGTACCATAA
- the arsN2 gene encoding arsenic resistance N-acetyltransferase ArsN2: MKAKEIENYDFEKVRNLLKENNLPYEDIRSSKVEFITSKSDNELVGCIGIEKYGEDGILRSFAVVDTFKNRGVGAKLITKLLDKSKNDGIQKLHLLTTTAHEYFLKHGFHISERIKAPKAVADSKEFSEICPSTSIYMVKELNSC, from the coding sequence ATGAAAGCTAAAGAAATAGAGAATTATGACTTTGAAAAAGTTAGAAATTTATTGAAAGAAAACAACCTCCCTTATGAAGACATTCGCTCTTCTAAAGTAGAGTTTATTACTTCAAAATCAGATAATGAACTCGTTGGATGCATTGGAATTGAAAAGTATGGCGAGGATGGGATTTTGCGCTCATTCGCTGTAGTAGATACTTTTAAGAACAGGGGAGTAGGTGCTAAACTTATCACCAAACTACTTGACAAAAGTAAAAATGATGGAATCCAAAAACTACATTTACTGACAACTACTGCTCATGAATATTTTTTAAAGCATGGGTTTCATATTTCGGAACGAATAAAGGCACCAAAAGCAGTTGCCGACTCCAAAGAATTCTCAGAGATATGTCCTTCCACTTCTATTTATATGGTGAAGGAACTGAACTCTTGTTAA
- a CDS encoding metallophosphoesterase, with protein MKVKTLVFSIVLSLAFGCASSTSTFIKGEEMDTTVLNSLDGPYIYSDKDSLKIISVEQRKSKSFFINTAKVKESKNQKFTSKINNSDNDQFAFALNKEYGIPDAIYDSGNKILVTSDIEGNFNTFYSLLRGNGVMDKNYNWTYGNGHLVICGDMFDRGTEVLPSLWLLYKLEKEAKKSGGMVHFILGNHDVMNLYLDIRYVNEKYIGLARIISGIEDNDKKAYRYLMSEKNELVKWIKTKNAVEKIGNNLFLHGGISEELINAELSISDINTVVRKNLEHGPIKKPTDDEVSKLVFGNKGPFWYRGLIKDRKNKYEKINEAALDRILDFYAVEHIIIGHTIVSDEVTEDFDGKVIRVDIKHPKEKFTGKSQALLIEKGKYYKVNDVGIKEKMTF; from the coding sequence CTATCCCTGGCTTTTGGTTGTGCCAGTAGTACATCTACTTTTATAAAAGGAGAAGAAATGGATACTACTGTGCTTAATAGTTTGGATGGCCCCTATATCTATTCTGATAAGGACAGTCTCAAGATTATTTCGGTGGAACAAAGAAAAAGCAAATCCTTTTTCATAAACACGGCCAAAGTAAAAGAATCCAAGAATCAGAAATTTACGAGTAAGATCAACAACTCTGACAATGATCAATTTGCCTTTGCTTTGAACAAAGAATATGGAATACCAGACGCTATTTATGATTCTGGGAATAAAATATTGGTTACCTCGGATATAGAAGGAAATTTCAACACATTCTATAGTTTATTAAGAGGCAACGGCGTTATGGACAAAAACTATAATTGGACATATGGTAATGGTCACTTGGTCATTTGCGGGGATATGTTCGATAGGGGTACAGAAGTATTGCCGAGTCTTTGGTTACTTTATAAGTTGGAAAAAGAAGCCAAAAAGTCTGGAGGGATGGTACATTTTATCTTGGGTAATCATGATGTGATGAACTTGTATCTGGATATTCGCTATGTCAATGAAAAATACATTGGTTTGGCGAGAATCATATCAGGAATAGAGGACAACGATAAAAAAGCATATCGCTATTTGATGTCCGAAAAAAACGAACTGGTCAAATGGATAAAAACTAAGAATGCTGTTGAAAAAATAGGCAATAACCTTTTTCTACATGGTGGTATAAGCGAAGAATTAATAAATGCTGAGTTATCCATTAGCGACATCAATACTGTTGTTCGAAAAAACCTAGAACACGGTCCCATAAAAAAACCAACGGATGATGAGGTGTCAAAACTGGTTTTTGGCAATAAAGGTCCATTTTGGTATCGCGGACTTATAAAAGACAGAAAAAACAAGTATGAGAAAATCAACGAGGCGGCGTTAGACAGAATTTTGGATTTTTATGCTGTAGAACATATCATCATAGGCCACACGATAGTTTCGGACGAGGTAACGGAAGATTTTGATGGAAAAGTCATTCGAGTGGACATAAAACATCCCAAAGAAAAATTTACGGGAAAATCACAGGCATTGCTTATTGAGAAAGGAAAATATTATAAAGTAAATGATGTTGGAATTAAAGAAAAAATGACTTTTTGA